One region of Myxococcus stipitatus genomic DNA includes:
- a CDS encoding DUF4130 domain-containing protein, translated as MCPPGPVLPFFPEVGVRVCVEPELVSFQEVARGLLARQAPPEWVCFEEASPRRSGRRRDGGAGWLAAPVVPRDFLALAEKVLCHTAPERWDLLYRVLWRLTHGERGLLSRDADLEVRRLRGLERDVRREMREVVTRVRFRRVVAHGLETYVAWHEPEHRVVRLVARFLVRRFSTLRWSLLTPAASAHWDLDRLTFGPGAAPDAVPGGARAPARREPLSECGRCPLHGGATRGVRGEGPPGAAVMLVGDAPGVDDDRLGRPFIGQEGRLLEEVLSRAGLRRAELYLTYVVKHFVGAEPRAAEVAACRPWWEEEVAAVRPRIIITLGDAATRALQGNGFHSRLNRGQVLPSPWAEATLATLHPLEVLSRTEPRERAELRIHLEADVRAAVAWVKRTRVGRAS; from the coding sequence GTGTGTCCACCGGGTCCGGTGCTTCCCTTCTTCCCGGAGGTCGGCGTGCGGGTCTGCGTGGAGCCGGAGTTGGTGTCATTCCAGGAGGTGGCGCGCGGTCTGCTCGCGCGGCAGGCGCCGCCGGAGTGGGTGTGTTTCGAGGAGGCCTCGCCGCGGCGGAGCGGGAGGCGGAGGGACGGTGGGGCCGGTTGGCTGGCCGCGCCCGTCGTTCCCAGGGACTTCCTGGCGCTGGCGGAGAAGGTCCTCTGCCACACGGCCCCGGAGCGCTGGGACCTGTTGTACCGGGTGCTGTGGCGCCTGACGCATGGGGAGCGGGGCCTGTTGTCGCGTGACGCGGACCTGGAGGTCCGGCGGTTGCGCGGGCTGGAGCGAGACGTGCGCCGGGAGATGCGGGAGGTGGTGACCCGGGTCCGCTTCCGCCGGGTCGTGGCGCACGGGCTGGAGACGTATGTCGCGTGGCACGAACCGGAGCACCGCGTCGTCCGGCTCGTCGCGCGGTTCCTGGTGCGGCGCTTCTCCACGCTGCGCTGGAGCCTGCTGACGCCGGCGGCGAGCGCGCACTGGGACCTGGACCGGCTCACCTTCGGCCCCGGGGCCGCGCCAGACGCCGTGCCCGGCGGCGCGCGGGCGCCCGCGCGGAGGGAGCCGCTGAGCGAATGCGGCCGGTGTCCCCTGCATGGAGGAGCGACGCGGGGCGTGCGCGGCGAGGGGCCCCCGGGGGCGGCGGTGATGCTGGTGGGGGACGCGCCCGGAGTGGACGACGACCGTCTGGGGCGCCCATTCATCGGGCAGGAGGGCCGGTTGCTGGAGGAGGTGTTGTCACGCGCGGGGTTGCGGCGCGCGGAGCTGTACCTGACGTACGTGGTGAAGCACTTCGTGGGCGCGGAGCCCCGCGCGGCGGAAGTGGCGGCGTGCCGGCCGTGGTGGGAGGAAGAGGTCGCGGCGGTGCGTCCGAGGATCATCATCACCCTGGGAGACGCGGCGACGCGGGCGCTCCAGGGAAACGGGTTCCATTCACGCCTGAACCGGGGACAGGTCCTGCCGTCTCCATGGGCGGAGGCGACGCTGGCCACGTTGCATCCCCTGGAGGTCCTTTCGCGCACGGAGCCTCGGGAGCGCGCGGAGCTGCGCATCCACCTGGAGGCGGACGTCCGCGCGGCCGTGGCGTGGGTGAAGCGAACACGGGTGGGACGCGCGTCGTGA
- a CDS encoding FHA domain-containing protein: MDEVIFLEVLEGDAVDARHRLERFPVSVGRAYTNDVILDDPKVSAEHLRIERREDGVLVVRDVGSQNGTWRVDPWARLAEMELGPDARVAVGDTVLRFRSRDHAVADTVIAEAPAAPRERLFERARAFPVAMLSLLGLSLLESHLGNYGRTDWGSLTVAVVMPLVLTLLWAGGWSVASRIARRQFHYRTHATIAALVLLGAVALPPLITLLGFSLAVGSGLGWLQHLCFLVLMGWGLFWHLRYVTRWESGRLVRVLVVVTLVFGALSRADDLLGNESFSTSLDFPRTLLPPSLRLVRAQSVESFFEGTDGLRESVDALAKEE; this comes from the coding sequence GTGGACGAAGTGATCTTCCTGGAAGTGCTGGAGGGGGACGCCGTCGACGCACGCCACCGGCTGGAGCGCTTCCCCGTGTCGGTGGGGCGGGCGTACACCAACGACGTCATCCTGGACGACCCGAAGGTGTCCGCGGAGCACCTGCGCATCGAGCGGCGCGAGGACGGCGTGCTGGTGGTGCGCGACGTGGGCAGCCAGAACGGCACGTGGCGCGTGGACCCCTGGGCCCGGCTGGCGGAGATGGAGCTGGGGCCGGACGCGCGGGTGGCGGTGGGCGACACGGTGTTGCGCTTCCGCTCGCGCGACCACGCCGTCGCGGACACCGTCATCGCCGAGGCGCCGGCCGCGCCCCGGGAGCGGCTCTTCGAGCGGGCCCGGGCCTTCCCGGTGGCGATGCTTTCGCTGCTCGGCCTGAGCCTGCTGGAGTCGCACCTGGGCAACTACGGCCGCACGGACTGGGGCAGCCTGACGGTGGCCGTGGTGATGCCGCTGGTGCTGACGCTGCTGTGGGCGGGGGGCTGGTCGGTGGCGAGTCGCATCGCGCGGCGCCAGTTCCACTACCGCACGCACGCGACCATCGCGGCCCTGGTGTTGCTGGGGGCCGTCGCGCTGCCGCCGCTCATCACGTTGCTCGGCTTCAGCCTGGCGGTGGGCTCGGGGCTGGGGTGGCTGCAGCACCTGTGCTTCCTGGTGCTGATGGGCTGGGGGCTGTTCTGGCACCTGCGATACGTGACGCGCTGGGAGTCCGGCCGGCTGGTGCGGGTGCTCGTCGTGGTGACGCTGGTGTTCGGGGCGCTGTCCCGCGCGGACGACCTGCTGGGCAACGAGTCGTTCAGCACGTCCCTGGACTTCCCACGCACGTTGTTGCCGCCTTCGCTCCGGCTGGTCCGGGCGCAGTCCGTGGAGTCCTTCTTCGAGGGGACGGACGGGCTGCGGGAGTCGGTGGACGCGCTCGCGAAGGAGGAGTAG
- a CDS encoding aldo/keto reductase: MKYTQLGRTGLRVSRLALGCMSYGTPAWRPWVLDEEAVQPFFRRAVELGINFFDTADMYSLGVSEEVTGRALRRYARMEEVVLATKVYFPMGDGPNMRGLSRKHIVQACEASLKRLGVDAIDLYQIHRLDPQTPLEETLSALDHLVRQGKVRYLGASSTYAWEFARALGVADRHGWSRFVSMQDHYNLVYREEEREMLPLCEAEGIGVIPWSPLARGLLAGSRKSLGDRTATTRAKTDAYSSVLYDQPGDWDVVEATRRVADNRGVPPAQVALAWLLSRPVVTAPIIGATKMEHLEDAVRAVDLKLQPEELQQLEAPYQPHALRGM, encoded by the coding sequence ATGAAGTACACCCAACTGGGCCGCACGGGCCTTCGCGTGTCCCGGCTCGCCCTGGGCTGCATGAGCTATGGAACGCCGGCCTGGCGCCCCTGGGTCCTGGACGAGGAGGCCGTGCAACCCTTCTTCCGCCGCGCCGTGGAGCTGGGCATCAACTTCTTCGACACCGCGGACATGTATTCACTGGGCGTCAGCGAGGAGGTCACCGGCCGCGCCCTGCGGCGCTACGCGCGCATGGAAGAGGTGGTGCTGGCCACCAAGGTGTACTTCCCCATGGGGGACGGGCCGAACATGCGGGGCCTGTCGCGCAAGCACATCGTCCAGGCGTGCGAGGCGAGCCTCAAGCGGCTGGGCGTGGACGCCATCGACCTGTACCAGATCCACCGGCTGGATCCGCAGACGCCCCTGGAGGAGACGCTGTCCGCGCTCGACCACCTCGTGCGCCAGGGCAAGGTGCGCTACCTGGGCGCTTCGTCGACCTATGCCTGGGAGTTCGCCCGGGCGCTGGGCGTGGCGGACCGGCACGGCTGGTCGCGCTTCGTGTCCATGCAGGACCACTACAACCTCGTCTATCGCGAGGAGGAGCGGGAGATGTTGCCCTTGTGCGAGGCGGAGGGCATCGGCGTCATCCCCTGGTCCCCGCTGGCGCGCGGCCTGCTCGCCGGCTCTCGCAAGTCCCTGGGCGACCGCACCGCGACGACGCGCGCGAAGACGGACGCGTACTCGTCGGTGCTCTACGACCAGCCGGGGGACTGGGACGTGGTGGAGGCCACGCGCCGCGTGGCGGACAACCGCGGCGTGCCGCCCGCCCAGGTGGCCCTGGCGTGGTTGTTGTCGCGCCCCGTGGTGACGGCGCCCATCATCGGCGCCACGAAGATGGAGCACCTGGAGGACGCCGTCCGCGCGGTGGACCTCAAGCTCCAGCCCGAGGAGCTCCAGCAGCTGGAGGCGCCCTACCAGCCGCACGCCCTGCGCGGCATGTGA
- a CDS encoding DEAD/DEAH box helicase, translating into MSAEPSQPVPAAPSFATEGELRAFLREQGLEHLARLSLTVLTPRVEPASLPQARPVTARRRLVELLSVEGLERWSQESLPSPRMKELLPRLAWRFVDEERRGAEQARASLHERLAPPEEARAHRVHALLRALRDRVPASVAPRPPGTLAREALQLDLELPGFRFRETRCSELPYGAQMGFILPEATLTFTPDLVRGDCTCGAAPCVHLLAAIDTALLWLRQPWTEALGETLEELLRPAWERTLRALERALEEGPGAGAGVELSWRVDVIEGYGVEVFPYVHRRNKKGQLSQGARVSRRKLLQEHGAHLSSQDARLASLLPDGDAPASRALLLELVDHPRLTQEGTPDLRVHVERARVGIVAVERGGAVVVAVGVDGTTLPASMLERVRKAKPEEAHFLWDEGARQLTVLDVGPEVRALATVLQRHGNIFPPESHGALLERLSKLAHRLPVAMPRGIMGEQVPSLQLPVLRIELEPGGAVRVDVRVRALPDSEAFIPGEGARDVCVRRGTDAVHAVRDFAREQAVTQALLEHLPLETAEVVENRPWAWLFRSVQGALALLSACRALEPRPEVEWLGEVLQLSGSRGPGALRVVVERKRDWFGVLGGLSVQGERVALAQLLDAARRKERFVQVKGHTYVEIEEALRHHLERLADYAYTSRHGLEIGPAAADAMAALGGAGADIEADKTWRALVERIFVAKELDPKVPAGLKTPLRDYQAEGFRWLTRLASWGAGGVLADDMGLGKTVQALAVLLDRGRLGPALVLAPTSVAFNWVDEAKRFAPSLRMKLFSEVEDRGETLARLGPRDVLVISYGLLTRDIGRLSQLRFATIVFDEAQALKNALTHRFRAAKALQGDFRFALSGTPLENHLGELWSLFTLVFPGLLGSYEAFRTRFALPIERRVDPTAAPALARVLQPFLLRRTKSQVEAQLPPRTDVRVPVVLSSEEWTLYEDARLAALASLESRAVAHKEREQERRIEILSALTRLRLLASHPRLFDARSKVESSKLERFMELVEELRAEGQRALVFSQFTSHLGLVRELLDARGITYQYLDGQTPPGARAEQVRVFQEGTAPLFLISLKAGGFGLNLTAATSVILLDPWWNPAVEDQAADRAHRIGQQRPVTVYRLVSRGTIEEQMLALHEDKRALVADVLEGKDQAGRLSNQELLGLLSQRLARPDELDEEPSRTRH; encoded by the coding sequence ATGTCCGCGGAGCCCTCGCAGCCAGTCCCAGCCGCCCCTTCCTTCGCCACGGAGGGTGAGCTGCGAGCCTTTCTCCGCGAGCAGGGGCTGGAGCATCTGGCGAGGCTCAGCCTCACCGTCCTGACGCCGCGCGTGGAGCCCGCGTCGCTGCCCCAGGCCCGGCCGGTGACGGCGCGCCGCAGGCTGGTGGAGCTCTTGAGCGTGGAGGGATTGGAGCGGTGGAGCCAGGAGTCCCTCCCTTCTCCCCGGATGAAGGAGCTCCTGCCCCGGCTCGCGTGGCGCTTCGTCGACGAGGAGCGCCGGGGCGCGGAGCAGGCCCGGGCATCGCTCCACGAGCGGCTCGCCCCGCCCGAGGAGGCCCGCGCCCACCGCGTCCACGCGCTGCTGCGCGCCCTGCGTGACCGGGTGCCGGCCTCCGTGGCGCCCCGGCCTCCCGGGACCCTGGCCCGCGAGGCGCTCCAACTGGACCTGGAGCTGCCAGGCTTCCGCTTCCGGGAGACGCGCTGCTCGGAGCTGCCCTACGGCGCGCAGATGGGCTTCATCCTCCCCGAGGCGACCCTGACCTTCACCCCCGACCTCGTGCGGGGAGACTGCACCTGTGGCGCGGCGCCCTGCGTCCACCTGCTGGCGGCCATCGACACGGCGCTGCTGTGGCTGCGCCAGCCGTGGACGGAGGCGCTCGGCGAGACGCTGGAGGAGCTGCTGCGTCCCGCGTGGGAGCGGACGCTCCGGGCGCTGGAGCGGGCGTTGGAGGAGGGCCCTGGCGCCGGAGCGGGCGTGGAGCTGTCCTGGCGCGTGGACGTCATCGAGGGCTACGGCGTGGAGGTCTTCCCGTACGTCCACCGGCGCAACAAGAAGGGGCAGCTCTCCCAGGGCGCGCGGGTGAGCCGCCGCAAGCTGCTCCAGGAGCACGGCGCGCACCTGTCCTCGCAGGACGCGCGGCTCGCGTCGCTGCTGCCGGACGGTGACGCGCCCGCGTCGCGCGCGCTGCTGCTCGAACTGGTCGACCACCCGCGCCTGACCCAGGAGGGGACGCCGGACCTGCGGGTGCACGTCGAGCGGGCGCGGGTGGGCATCGTCGCGGTGGAGCGGGGCGGGGCCGTCGTCGTCGCGGTGGGCGTGGACGGGACGACGCTGCCGGCGTCGATGCTGGAGCGCGTGCGCAAGGCGAAGCCGGAGGAGGCGCACTTCCTCTGGGACGAGGGGGCGCGGCAGCTCACCGTGCTGGACGTGGGGCCGGAGGTCCGCGCGCTCGCCACGGTGCTCCAGCGCCACGGTAACATCTTCCCGCCGGAGAGCCATGGCGCGCTGCTGGAGCGGCTGTCCAAGCTGGCGCACCGGCTGCCGGTGGCGATGCCCCGCGGCATCATGGGCGAGCAGGTGCCGTCGCTCCAGCTGCCGGTGCTGCGAATCGAGCTCGAGCCCGGGGGCGCCGTCCGCGTGGACGTGCGCGTGCGCGCCCTCCCGGACAGCGAGGCCTTCATCCCCGGCGAGGGCGCGCGGGACGTCTGCGTGCGCCGGGGCACCGACGCCGTGCACGCCGTGCGCGACTTCGCGCGGGAGCAGGCGGTGACGCAGGCGCTCCTGGAGCACCTGCCGCTGGAGACGGCGGAGGTCGTGGAGAACCGTCCTTGGGCCTGGCTCTTCCGGAGCGTGCAGGGCGCGCTGGCGCTGCTGTCGGCGTGTCGCGCGCTGGAGCCCCGGCCGGAGGTGGAGTGGCTGGGCGAGGTGTTGCAGCTGTCGGGCTCCCGGGGCCCCGGCGCGCTGCGCGTCGTCGTGGAGCGCAAGCGGGACTGGTTCGGGGTGCTCGGAGGGCTGTCGGTGCAGGGCGAGCGCGTGGCGCTGGCGCAGCTGCTCGACGCGGCCCGCCGCAAGGAGCGCTTCGTCCAGGTGAAGGGCCACACCTACGTCGAAATCGAGGAGGCGCTGCGCCACCACCTGGAGCGGCTCGCCGACTACGCGTACACGTCGCGCCACGGCCTGGAGATTGGCCCGGCGGCGGCGGACGCGATGGCCGCGCTGGGCGGCGCGGGCGCGGACATCGAGGCGGACAAGACCTGGCGGGCGCTGGTGGAGCGCATCTTCGTCGCGAAGGAGCTCGACCCGAAGGTGCCCGCGGGCCTGAAGACACCGCTGCGCGACTACCAGGCGGAGGGCTTCCGCTGGCTGACGCGGCTGGCGTCCTGGGGAGCGGGTGGGGTGCTCGCGGACGACATGGGCCTGGGCAAGACGGTGCAGGCGCTCGCCGTGCTGTTGGACCGCGGCCGGCTGGGCCCCGCGCTGGTGCTGGCGCCCACGTCCGTGGCCTTCAACTGGGTGGACGAGGCGAAGCGCTTCGCGCCCTCGCTGCGGATGAAGCTGTTCTCCGAAGTGGAGGACCGGGGCGAGACGCTGGCGCGGCTCGGTCCCCGCGACGTGCTGGTCATCAGCTACGGCCTGCTGACGCGGGACATCGGCCGGCTGTCCCAGCTGCGCTTCGCCACCATCGTCTTCGACGAGGCCCAGGCGCTGAAGAACGCCCTGACGCACCGGTTCCGCGCGGCGAAGGCGCTCCAGGGCGACTTCCGGTTCGCCCTCTCCGGCACGCCGCTGGAGAACCACCTGGGCGAGCTGTGGAGCCTCTTCACGCTCGTCTTCCCCGGGCTGCTCGGCAGCTACGAGGCGTTCCGCACCCGCTTCGCGCTGCCCATCGAGCGCAGGGTGGACCCCACGGCCGCGCCCGCCCTGGCGCGCGTGCTGCAACCCTTCCTGCTGCGCCGCACCAAGTCCCAGGTGGAGGCCCAGCTGCCGCCGCGCACGGACGTGCGCGTGCCCGTCGTCCTGTCCTCGGAGGAGTGGACGCTCTACGAGGACGCGCGGCTCGCCGCGCTCGCCTCGCTGGAGTCGCGCGCCGTGGCCCACAAGGAGCGCGAGCAGGAGCGGCGCATCGAAATCCTCTCGGCCCTCACCCGGCTGCGCCTGCTCGCCTCGCATCCGCGCCTGTTCGACGCGCGCTCGAAGGTGGAGTCCTCCAAGCTCGAGCGCTTCATGGAGCTGGTCGAGGAGCTGCGCGCGGAGGGCCAGCGCGCGCTCGTCTTCAGCCAGTTCACCTCGCACCTGGGGCTGGTGCGCGAGCTGCTCGACGCGCGCGGCATCACCTACCAGTACCTGGATGGACAGACGCCCCCTGGCGCCCGCGCCGAACAGGTGCGCGTCTTCCAGGAGGGCACCGCGCCGCTGTTCCTCATCTCCCTCAAGGCCGGAGGCTTCGGGCTCAACCTCACGGCGGCCACCAGCGTCATCCTGTTGGACCCCTGGTGGAACCCCGCCGTGGAGGACCAGGCCGCGGACCGCGCGCACCGCATCGGCCAGCAGCGCCCCGTCACCGTCTACCGGCTGGTGTCCCGGGGCACCATCGAGGAGCAGATGCTCGCCCTGCACGAGGACAAGCGCGCCCTCGTGGCGGACGTCCTCGAGGGGAAGGACCAGGCCGGCCGCCTCTCCAACCAGGAGCTGTTGGGCCTGTTGTCCCAGCGGCTCGCCCGGCCGGACGAACTGGACGAGGAGCCCTCCCGCACGCGGCACTGA
- a CDS encoding N-acetylmuramoyl-L-alanine amidase family protein yields the protein MTKTAGLRGAGLVLLAGLACVGRSPTPPSVETAAPGDAATTAPSPVPGAAMSPAPDTANERDGVPPRGDGLASAAEPPRWPAPGAPLLVPEVRFPPGFRTRRVYLDAGHGAEGNTGTRSATCEDEELFTLRAAEDLARRLEATGHFAVRISRKQGARVPYAARLAEAEAWGADVLVSLHSDSRGAAHPWSPSPGQECFRQDTTPGFSVLWSTSASPTLQSSRALLARALARGMSRAGFPHYDGVDYTGLYAADTEQAGVFVSREPSHRQIFVLRKPTIPSVIIETHHALDVEESARWREARTLESFAAAVTQGLVESFTVPKE from the coding sequence ATGACGAAGACCGCCGGACTCCGGGGCGCAGGGCTCGTCCTGCTCGCCGGCCTCGCCTGCGTGGGCAGGTCCCCCACCCCTCCCTCCGTGGAGACCGCCGCGCCCGGCGACGCCGCGACGACCGCGCCGTCACCAGTCCCCGGGGCCGCCATGTCCCCCGCGCCCGACACGGCGAACGAGCGCGACGGGGTGCCCCCGCGAGGAGACGGCCTCGCCTCCGCAGCGGAGCCACCGCGCTGGCCCGCGCCAGGCGCCCCCCTGCTGGTGCCGGAGGTGCGCTTTCCCCCTGGCTTCCGCACGCGCCGCGTCTACCTGGACGCGGGCCATGGGGCGGAGGGCAACACGGGCACCCGCTCCGCCACGTGCGAGGACGAGGAGCTCTTCACCCTGCGCGCGGCGGAGGACCTGGCCCGGCGGCTGGAGGCCACCGGTCACTTCGCGGTGCGCATCAGCCGCAAGCAGGGCGCGCGCGTCCCCTATGCCGCCCGCCTCGCGGAGGCCGAGGCCTGGGGCGCGGACGTGCTGGTGAGCCTGCACTCGGACTCCCGAGGCGCCGCGCACCCATGGTCCCCCTCGCCGGGCCAGGAGTGCTTCCGCCAGGACACGACCCCGGGCTTCAGTGTCCTGTGGTCGACCAGCGCCTCCCCCACGCTCCAGTCCTCCCGGGCGCTGCTCGCGCGGGCGCTGGCGCGCGGCATGTCCCGCGCGGGCTTCCCGCACTACGACGGGGTGGACTACACGGGCCTGTACGCCGCGGACACGGAGCAGGCGGGGGTGTTCGTGTCGCGAGAGCCCTCGCACCGGCAGATCTTCGTGCTGCGCAAGCCCACCATCCCCTCCGTCATCATCGAGACCCACCACGCGCTCGACGTCGAGGAGTCCGCCCGGTGGCGCGAGGCGCGCACCCTGGAGTCCTTCGCCGCCGCCGTGACGCAGGGACTGGTGGAGTCCTTCACAGTCCCGAAGGAATGA